In Brevibacillus brevis, a genomic segment contains:
- the secY gene encoding preprotein translocase subunit SecY has product MLASLTNIFKISDLRRKILFTLMMLVVFRIGSFVPVPNVNVELFQQNSNHLLGMLDTFSGGALKNFSIFAMGIMPYITASIIMQLLSMDVIPKLTQWAREGEIGRRKIATVTRYSTIVLGLIQSVGMTIGFNNMAPGLLKDTSVGSYALIALTLTAGTAFLMWMGEQITEKGIGNGISILIVSGIIANIHNGIATIYSTQFADPSQNIFFSIVKVVIILVVILAIIVGVIFMQQGVRKIPVQYAKRVVGRKMYGGQSTHIPLKINSAGVIPVIFAISLVIFPSTIAQFWVDPSGTGIANWIYQNFQVSSGLGMTLYAILIIGFTYFYTFVQINPVQMAENMRKNGGYIPGIRPGKNTEVYITRTLNRLTLAGALFLMLISILPFFFSKLANLPQSIYIGGTSLLIVIGVSLDTMKQIESQMIKRHYQGFIK; this is encoded by the coding sequence AAAATCCTATTTACGCTCATGATGCTGGTCGTATTCCGGATCGGAAGCTTCGTGCCGGTACCTAACGTAAACGTCGAGTTGTTTCAGCAGAATTCCAACCACTTGCTCGGCATGTTGGACACCTTCTCCGGAGGGGCGCTGAAAAACTTCTCGATCTTTGCCATGGGTATCATGCCGTACATTACGGCATCGATCATCATGCAGCTGTTGTCGATGGACGTGATTCCAAAGCTGACGCAATGGGCACGTGAAGGTGAGATTGGTCGACGCAAGATCGCTACGGTTACCCGCTACAGCACCATTGTCCTCGGGCTGATCCAATCGGTCGGGATGACAATCGGATTTAACAATATGGCGCCTGGCTTGCTCAAGGATACGTCCGTTGGCAGCTACGCACTCATTGCGTTAACGCTGACTGCAGGTACCGCGTTCTTGATGTGGATGGGTGAACAGATTACTGAGAAGGGAATCGGGAACGGGATTTCGATCTTGATCGTATCCGGGATTATCGCGAACATCCATAACGGAATCGCGACGATTTACTCGACTCAGTTTGCTGATCCATCCCAAAACATTTTCTTCAGCATTGTAAAAGTTGTGATTATCTTGGTAGTGATCCTCGCTATTATTGTCGGGGTTATCTTTATGCAGCAAGGTGTTCGCAAGATTCCAGTGCAGTATGCCAAGCGCGTGGTTGGACGCAAAATGTACGGTGGTCAATCCACCCACATTCCGCTGAAAATCAACTCTGCGGGTGTTATTCCTGTGATCTTTGCCATCTCGCTGGTGATTTTCCCGTCAACAATCGCACAGTTCTGGGTGGATCCATCCGGAACAGGGATTGCCAACTGGATTTATCAGAACTTCCAAGTGAGCTCCGGTTTGGGTATGACGCTATACGCGATTCTGATTATCGGGTTTACTTATTTCTATACCTTTGTACAGATCAACCCTGTGCAAATGGCAGAGAACATGAGGAAAAATGGCGGTTACATTCCTGGTATTCGGCCCGGTAAAAACACTGAGGTGTACATTACTCGTACGTTGAACCGTTTGACGTTGGCGGGGGCTCTCTTCCTGATGCTGATTTCCATCTTGCCGTTCTTCTTCAGCAAGCTGGCAAATCTGCCGCAGTCGATTTATATCGGTGGTACTTCGCTCTTGATCGTAATCGGGGTCTCCCTGGATACGATGAAGCAGATCGAAAGCCAGATGATCAAACGCCACTATCAAGGGTTCATCAAGTAA